In the Quercus lobata isolate SW786 chromosome 5, ValleyOak3.0 Primary Assembly, whole genome shotgun sequence genome, one interval contains:
- the LOC115990302 gene encoding uncharacterized protein LOC115990302: MLFILAAPLPVDSICSKACSYLQEFLQAQTKDPAPPRPPPMQQWRPPNLHCLKINFDAAVFCRSSLVGIGVVVRNNAGEVEGALPSSIPMAQSVADLEALACLKAIQFALELGITRVVFEGDSTVVINALLHGAGAFARFGNILDDICMLSAVFQFVDSVFVNRRCNSVADALAKKAELNVGAQVWLHEVPADIAPLALHDVH; the protein is encoded by the coding sequence ATGCTGTTCATTTTGGCTGCCCCTTTGCCCGTGGATAGTATATGCAGCAAAGCATGCAGCTACTTGCAAGAATTTTTGCAAGCTCAAACCAAGGACCCTGCCCCACCTCGCCCTCCTCCCATGCAACAGTGGCGCCCTCCGAATCTTCATTGCTTAAAGATAAATTTCGATGCTGCAGTGTTTTGTCGATCAAGTTTGGTGGGCATTGGTGTCGTTGTCCGTAACAATGCAGGTGAAGTTGAAGGTGCTTTGCCCTCTTCCATTCCCATGGCCCAATCAGTGGCGGATCTAGAAGCCTTAGCATGTTTGAAGGCTATCCAGTTTGCTTTGGAACTGGGAATCACTCGAGTGGTGTTCGAAGGTGATTCAACAGTTGTCATTAACGCCCTTCTACACGGTGCGGGTGCGTTCGCTAGATTCGGCAACATTCTGGATGATATATGCATGCTCTCTGCTGTTTTTCAGTTTGTAGACTCTGTTTTTGTTAACCGTCGTTGTAATTCAGTAGCTGATGCTCTAGCTAAAAAAGCTGAACTAAATGTTGGGGCTCAGGTTTGGCTACATGAAGTGCCAGCAGACATTGCCCCTTTAGCTCTTCATGATGTTCACTGA